A portion of the Echeneis naucrates chromosome 5, fEcheNa1.1, whole genome shotgun sequence genome contains these proteins:
- the arhgef3 gene encoding rho guanine nucleotide exchange factor 3 isoform X1: MDASGVQGRTCRRKLPPSLFSPDSWSLRGKKRKQASRDADSLSLCSLDINEPSTKRSKPVSRVTSLASLLPPVKTTPLKRIGQTLQRSISFRNECRPERALPPPPLPPSSSSTMKTRVISATVCSPSSSMSLARGSTAAAAAAAKRRDSKLWSETFDVRLGATQPLSPKEIKRQEAIFELAQGEQDLVEDLKLAKKAYHDPMLKLSIMTEQELNQIFGTLDSLIPLHEDLLSRLGDARKPDGSTEHVGHILTDWLPCLSSYTPYCSNQVKAKALLDQKKQDRRVQDFLQRCLMSPFSRKLDLWNFLDIPRSRLVKYPLLLREILKHTPNDHPDRQHLDEAMLMVQSVVADINRRTGESECQYYKDRLSYTEDGQRDDLIDRSRTLSCHGELKNNRGLKLHVFLFQDVLVITRSVTLNDQPVSYQLCRQPIPIRQLDLEDLLDGEMRVGGSIRGAFSNNERTKNFFRVSLRNGGPLQSHCFQASDAFNKQQWINCIRQAKEAAAQSGDFPPQTQQCLEKELGQQIRPLGGTTPSLRGDSGIGDEKGMWAGEETGLGMDGKEDLNSGDEAEVGSTGETLAGVDQALDTGAGFELNGETETREMETGQSLYAETGSRADRTADGGERETLSTGGDDAPTALLPPASPTQQRAEQEVEGGRSCVEEEVEEEVCMDTSNVDSEEGEELILRC; this comes from the exons ATGGATGCCAGCGGGGTCCAAG GTCGAACCTGCAGAAGAAAACTTCCTCCTTCGCTCTTCTCTCCTGACAGTTGGTCCCTCAGAGGG aaaaagaggaagcaggCGAGCAGAGATGCCGACTCCCTCAGTCTCTGCAGTCTGGACATCAAC GAGCCCAGCACCAAGCGCAGTAAGCCCGTGTCCAGGGTGACGTCTCTGGCCAGCCTGCTGCCGCCGGTCAAGACCACACCGCTGAAGAGGATTGGCCAGACGCTGCAG cgcTCCATCAGTTTTCGGAATGAGTGTCGACCAGAGAGagcccttcctcctcctcctcttcctccttcctcctcctcgacGATGAAGACGCGAGTTATCTCAGCGACCGTCTGCAGCCCCTCGTCCTCCATGTCGTTGGCCCGGGGCTccacggcagcagcagcagcggccgCCAAACGGCGGGACAGCAAGCTTTGGAGTGAGACGTTTGATGTCCGACTGGGGGCGACACAACCTCTGAGCCCGAAAGAGATAAAACGACAAGAG GCCATATTTGAGCTGGCTCAGGGCGAGCAGGACTTAGTGGAGGATCTGAAGCTGGCTAAGAAG GCCTACCACGACCCGATGCTGAAGCTGTCAATCATGACCGAGCAGGAACTGAACCAGATCTTTGGCACTCTGGACTCGCTGATACCTCTGCATGAAG ACCTGCTGAGCCGCCTCGGAGACGCCAGAAAACCTGACGGGTCCACAGAGCACGTTGGACACATCCTGACTGACTGG CTGCCCTGTCTGTCCTCCTATACCCCGTACTGTAGTAACCAAGTGAAGGCCAAGGCCTTGTTGGACCAGAAGAAGCAGGATCGGCGGGTCCAGGACTTCTTGCAGCGCTGCCTCATGTCgcccttcagcaggaagttggACCTGTGGAACTTTTTGGACATTCCCCGCAGCCGGCTGGTGAAATACCCGCTGCTGCTCAGGGAGATCCTGAAGCACACTCCTAATGACCACCCGGACCGGCAGCACCTGGACGAGGCG ATGCTGATGGTTCAGAGTGTGGTGGCCGACATCAACAGGCGGACGGGGGAGTCGGAGTGTCAGTACTATAAGGACCGCCTGTCGTACACAGAGGACGGACAGAGGGACGACCTGATCGACCGGTCCAGGACGCTCAGCTGCCACGGAGAACTGAAGAACAACAGAGGACTC AAACTTCACGTTTTCCTGTTCCAGGACGTCCTGGTCATCACCAGGTCCGTCACGCTGAACGACCAGCCAGTCAGCTACCAGCTCTGCCGTCAACCAATACCCATCCGGCAGCTCGACCTGGAGGACCTATTAGACGGAGAGATGAGAGTGGGCGGGTCCATCAGAGGCGCCTTTAGCAACAACGAGCGCA CCAAGAACTTCTTCCGGGTTTCGCTCCGTAATGGAGGTCCGCTGCAGAGCCACTGCTTTCAGGCCAGCGACGCCTTCAACAAACAGCAGTGGATTAACTGCATCCGACAAGCCAAAGAGGCCGCAGCACAGAGTGGAGACTTCCCACCGCAGACACAACAGTGTCTAGAGAAAGAGCTGGGCCAACAGATCAGGCCGCTTGGTGGGACGACTCCCAGTTTACGAGGAGATTCGGGGATTGGAGATGAAAAGGGAATGTGGGCGGGGGAGGAAACTGGTCTGGGTATGGATGGAAAGGAAGATCTTAATTCAGGTGATGAGGCTGAGGTGGGTTCTACTGGAGAGACATTGGCAGGTGTGGACCAGGCTCTGGATACTGGAGCAGGTTTTGAATTAAATGGTGAGACAGAGACCAGGGAGATGGAGACAGGCCAGAGTCTCTATGCTGAGACAGGATCCAGAGCAGACCGGACAGCcgatggaggagagagagagactctcAGCACAGGTGGCGACGATGCTCCGACCGCCCTCCTCCCCCCTGCTTCTCCCACCCAACAGCGGGCGGAGCAAGAGGTAGAGGGAGGTAGGAGCTGCGTcgaagaggaagtggaggaggaggtctgCATGGACACTAGCAATGTGGACTCGGAGGAGGGTGAGGAGCTGATCCTCAGGTGCTGA
- the arhgef3 gene encoding rho guanine nucleotide exchange factor 3 isoform X5: protein MDASGVQGRTCRRKLPPSLFSPDSWSLRGEPSTKRSKPVSRVTSLASLLPPVKTTPLKRIGQTLQRSISFRNECRPERALPPPPLPPSSSSTMKTRVISATVCSPSSSMSLARGSTAAAAAAAKRRDSKLWSETFDVRLGATQPLSPKEIKRQEAIFELAQGEQDLVEDLKLAKKAYHDPMLKLSIMTEQELNQIFGTLDSLIPLHEDLLSRLGDARKPDGSTEHVGHILTDWLPCLSSYTPYCSNQVKAKALLDQKKQDRRVQDFLQRCLMSPFSRKLDLWNFLDIPRSRLVKYPLLLREILKHTPNDHPDRQHLDEAMLMVQSVVADINRRTGESECQYYKDRLSYTEDGQRDDLIDRSRTLSCHGELKNNRGLKLHVFLFQDVLVITRSVTLNDQPVSYQLCRQPIPIRQLDLEDLLDGEMRVGGSIRGAFSNNERTKNFFRVSLRNGGPLQSHCFQASDAFNKQQWINCIRQAKEAAAQSGDFPPQTQQCLEKELGQQIRPLGGTTPSLRGDSGIGDEKGMWAGEETGLGMDGKEDLNSGDEAEVGSTGETLAGVDQALDTGAGFELNGETETREMETGQSLYAETGSRADRTADGGERETLSTGGDDAPTALLPPASPTQQRAEQEVEGGRSCVEEEVEEEVCMDTSNVDSEEGEELILRC, encoded by the exons ATGGATGCCAGCGGGGTCCAAG GTCGAACCTGCAGAAGAAAACTTCCTCCTTCGCTCTTCTCTCCTGACAGTTGGTCCCTCAGAGGG GAGCCCAGCACCAAGCGCAGTAAGCCCGTGTCCAGGGTGACGTCTCTGGCCAGCCTGCTGCCGCCGGTCAAGACCACACCGCTGAAGAGGATTGGCCAGACGCTGCAG cgcTCCATCAGTTTTCGGAATGAGTGTCGACCAGAGAGagcccttcctcctcctcctcttcctccttcctcctcctcgacGATGAAGACGCGAGTTATCTCAGCGACCGTCTGCAGCCCCTCGTCCTCCATGTCGTTGGCCCGGGGCTccacggcagcagcagcagcggccgCCAAACGGCGGGACAGCAAGCTTTGGAGTGAGACGTTTGATGTCCGACTGGGGGCGACACAACCTCTGAGCCCGAAAGAGATAAAACGACAAGAG GCCATATTTGAGCTGGCTCAGGGCGAGCAGGACTTAGTGGAGGATCTGAAGCTGGCTAAGAAG GCCTACCACGACCCGATGCTGAAGCTGTCAATCATGACCGAGCAGGAACTGAACCAGATCTTTGGCACTCTGGACTCGCTGATACCTCTGCATGAAG ACCTGCTGAGCCGCCTCGGAGACGCCAGAAAACCTGACGGGTCCACAGAGCACGTTGGACACATCCTGACTGACTGG CTGCCCTGTCTGTCCTCCTATACCCCGTACTGTAGTAACCAAGTGAAGGCCAAGGCCTTGTTGGACCAGAAGAAGCAGGATCGGCGGGTCCAGGACTTCTTGCAGCGCTGCCTCATGTCgcccttcagcaggaagttggACCTGTGGAACTTTTTGGACATTCCCCGCAGCCGGCTGGTGAAATACCCGCTGCTGCTCAGGGAGATCCTGAAGCACACTCCTAATGACCACCCGGACCGGCAGCACCTGGACGAGGCG ATGCTGATGGTTCAGAGTGTGGTGGCCGACATCAACAGGCGGACGGGGGAGTCGGAGTGTCAGTACTATAAGGACCGCCTGTCGTACACAGAGGACGGACAGAGGGACGACCTGATCGACCGGTCCAGGACGCTCAGCTGCCACGGAGAACTGAAGAACAACAGAGGACTC AAACTTCACGTTTTCCTGTTCCAGGACGTCCTGGTCATCACCAGGTCCGTCACGCTGAACGACCAGCCAGTCAGCTACCAGCTCTGCCGTCAACCAATACCCATCCGGCAGCTCGACCTGGAGGACCTATTAGACGGAGAGATGAGAGTGGGCGGGTCCATCAGAGGCGCCTTTAGCAACAACGAGCGCA CCAAGAACTTCTTCCGGGTTTCGCTCCGTAATGGAGGTCCGCTGCAGAGCCACTGCTTTCAGGCCAGCGACGCCTTCAACAAACAGCAGTGGATTAACTGCATCCGACAAGCCAAAGAGGCCGCAGCACAGAGTGGAGACTTCCCACCGCAGACACAACAGTGTCTAGAGAAAGAGCTGGGCCAACAGATCAGGCCGCTTGGTGGGACGACTCCCAGTTTACGAGGAGATTCGGGGATTGGAGATGAAAAGGGAATGTGGGCGGGGGAGGAAACTGGTCTGGGTATGGATGGAAAGGAAGATCTTAATTCAGGTGATGAGGCTGAGGTGGGTTCTACTGGAGAGACATTGGCAGGTGTGGACCAGGCTCTGGATACTGGAGCAGGTTTTGAATTAAATGGTGAGACAGAGACCAGGGAGATGGAGACAGGCCAGAGTCTCTATGCTGAGACAGGATCCAGAGCAGACCGGACAGCcgatggaggagagagagagactctcAGCACAGGTGGCGACGATGCTCCGACCGCCCTCCTCCCCCCTGCTTCTCCCACCCAACAGCGGGCGGAGCAAGAGGTAGAGGGAGGTAGGAGCTGCGTcgaagaggaagtggaggaggaggtctgCATGGACACTAGCAATGTGGACTCGGAGGAGGGTGAGGAGCTGATCCTCAGGTGCTGA
- the arhgef3 gene encoding rho guanine nucleotide exchange factor 3 isoform X6, whose product MPAGSKKKRKQASRDADSLSLCSLDINEPSTKRSKPVSRVTSLASLLPPVKTTPLKRIGQTLQRSISFRNECRPERALPPPPLPPSSSSTMKTRVISATVCSPSSSMSLARGSTAAAAAAAKRRDSKLWSETFDVRLGATQPLSPKEIKRQEAIFELAQGEQDLVEDLKLAKKAYHDPMLKLSIMTEQELNQIFGTLDSLIPLHEDLLSRLGDARKPDGSTEHVGHILTDWLPCLSSYTPYCSNQVKAKALLDQKKQDRRVQDFLQRCLMSPFSRKLDLWNFLDIPRSRLVKYPLLLREILKHTPNDHPDRQHLDEAMLMVQSVVADINRRTGESECQYYKDRLSYTEDGQRDDLIDRSRTLSCHGELKNNRGLKLHVFLFQDVLVITRSVTLNDQPVSYQLCRQPIPIRQLDLEDLLDGEMRVGGSIRGAFSNNERTKNFFRVSLRNGGPLQSHCFQASDAFNKQQWINCIRQAKEAAAQSGDFPPQTQQCLEKELGQQIRPLGGTTPSLRGDSGIGDEKGMWAGEETGLGMDGKEDLNSGDEAEVGSTGETLAGVDQALDTGAGFELNGETETREMETGQSLYAETGSRADRTADGGERETLSTGGDDAPTALLPPASPTQQRAEQEVEGGRSCVEEEVEEEVCMDTSNVDSEEGEELILRC is encoded by the exons ATGCCAGCGGGGTCCAAG aaaaagaggaagcaggCGAGCAGAGATGCCGACTCCCTCAGTCTCTGCAGTCTGGACATCAAC GAGCCCAGCACCAAGCGCAGTAAGCCCGTGTCCAGGGTGACGTCTCTGGCCAGCCTGCTGCCGCCGGTCAAGACCACACCGCTGAAGAGGATTGGCCAGACGCTGCAG cgcTCCATCAGTTTTCGGAATGAGTGTCGACCAGAGAGagcccttcctcctcctcctcttcctccttcctcctcctcgacGATGAAGACGCGAGTTATCTCAGCGACCGTCTGCAGCCCCTCGTCCTCCATGTCGTTGGCCCGGGGCTccacggcagcagcagcagcggccgCCAAACGGCGGGACAGCAAGCTTTGGAGTGAGACGTTTGATGTCCGACTGGGGGCGACACAACCTCTGAGCCCGAAAGAGATAAAACGACAAGAG GCCATATTTGAGCTGGCTCAGGGCGAGCAGGACTTAGTGGAGGATCTGAAGCTGGCTAAGAAG GCCTACCACGACCCGATGCTGAAGCTGTCAATCATGACCGAGCAGGAACTGAACCAGATCTTTGGCACTCTGGACTCGCTGATACCTCTGCATGAAG ACCTGCTGAGCCGCCTCGGAGACGCCAGAAAACCTGACGGGTCCACAGAGCACGTTGGACACATCCTGACTGACTGG CTGCCCTGTCTGTCCTCCTATACCCCGTACTGTAGTAACCAAGTGAAGGCCAAGGCCTTGTTGGACCAGAAGAAGCAGGATCGGCGGGTCCAGGACTTCTTGCAGCGCTGCCTCATGTCgcccttcagcaggaagttggACCTGTGGAACTTTTTGGACATTCCCCGCAGCCGGCTGGTGAAATACCCGCTGCTGCTCAGGGAGATCCTGAAGCACACTCCTAATGACCACCCGGACCGGCAGCACCTGGACGAGGCG ATGCTGATGGTTCAGAGTGTGGTGGCCGACATCAACAGGCGGACGGGGGAGTCGGAGTGTCAGTACTATAAGGACCGCCTGTCGTACACAGAGGACGGACAGAGGGACGACCTGATCGACCGGTCCAGGACGCTCAGCTGCCACGGAGAACTGAAGAACAACAGAGGACTC AAACTTCACGTTTTCCTGTTCCAGGACGTCCTGGTCATCACCAGGTCCGTCACGCTGAACGACCAGCCAGTCAGCTACCAGCTCTGCCGTCAACCAATACCCATCCGGCAGCTCGACCTGGAGGACCTATTAGACGGAGAGATGAGAGTGGGCGGGTCCATCAGAGGCGCCTTTAGCAACAACGAGCGCA CCAAGAACTTCTTCCGGGTTTCGCTCCGTAATGGAGGTCCGCTGCAGAGCCACTGCTTTCAGGCCAGCGACGCCTTCAACAAACAGCAGTGGATTAACTGCATCCGACAAGCCAAAGAGGCCGCAGCACAGAGTGGAGACTTCCCACCGCAGACACAACAGTGTCTAGAGAAAGAGCTGGGCCAACAGATCAGGCCGCTTGGTGGGACGACTCCCAGTTTACGAGGAGATTCGGGGATTGGAGATGAAAAGGGAATGTGGGCGGGGGAGGAAACTGGTCTGGGTATGGATGGAAAGGAAGATCTTAATTCAGGTGATGAGGCTGAGGTGGGTTCTACTGGAGAGACATTGGCAGGTGTGGACCAGGCTCTGGATACTGGAGCAGGTTTTGAATTAAATGGTGAGACAGAGACCAGGGAGATGGAGACAGGCCAGAGTCTCTATGCTGAGACAGGATCCAGAGCAGACCGGACAGCcgatggaggagagagagagactctcAGCACAGGTGGCGACGATGCTCCGACCGCCCTCCTCCCCCCTGCTTCTCCCACCCAACAGCGGGCGGAGCAAGAGGTAGAGGGAGGTAGGAGCTGCGTcgaagaggaagtggaggaggaggtctgCATGGACACTAGCAATGTGGACTCGGAGGAGGGTGAGGAGCTGATCCTCAGGTGCTGA
- the arhgef3 gene encoding rho guanine nucleotide exchange factor 3 isoform X4, with translation MMGCCLFVYYRKKRKQASRDADSLSLCSLDINEPSTKRSKPVSRVTSLASLLPPVKTTPLKRIGQTLQRSISFRNECRPERALPPPPLPPSSSSTMKTRVISATVCSPSSSMSLARGSTAAAAAAAKRRDSKLWSETFDVRLGATQPLSPKEIKRQEAIFELAQGEQDLVEDLKLAKKAYHDPMLKLSIMTEQELNQIFGTLDSLIPLHEDLLSRLGDARKPDGSTEHVGHILTDWLPCLSSYTPYCSNQVKAKALLDQKKQDRRVQDFLQRCLMSPFSRKLDLWNFLDIPRSRLVKYPLLLREILKHTPNDHPDRQHLDEAMLMVQSVVADINRRTGESECQYYKDRLSYTEDGQRDDLIDRSRTLSCHGELKNNRGLKLHVFLFQDVLVITRSVTLNDQPVSYQLCRQPIPIRQLDLEDLLDGEMRVGGSIRGAFSNNERTKNFFRVSLRNGGPLQSHCFQASDAFNKQQWINCIRQAKEAAAQSGDFPPQTQQCLEKELGQQIRPLGGTTPSLRGDSGIGDEKGMWAGEETGLGMDGKEDLNSGDEAEVGSTGETLAGVDQALDTGAGFELNGETETREMETGQSLYAETGSRADRTADGGERETLSTGGDDAPTALLPPASPTQQRAEQEVEGGRSCVEEEVEEEVCMDTSNVDSEEGEELILRC, from the exons ATGATGGgctgctgtctgtttgtttacTATCGG aaaaagaggaagcaggCGAGCAGAGATGCCGACTCCCTCAGTCTCTGCAGTCTGGACATCAAC GAGCCCAGCACCAAGCGCAGTAAGCCCGTGTCCAGGGTGACGTCTCTGGCCAGCCTGCTGCCGCCGGTCAAGACCACACCGCTGAAGAGGATTGGCCAGACGCTGCAG cgcTCCATCAGTTTTCGGAATGAGTGTCGACCAGAGAGagcccttcctcctcctcctcttcctccttcctcctcctcgacGATGAAGACGCGAGTTATCTCAGCGACCGTCTGCAGCCCCTCGTCCTCCATGTCGTTGGCCCGGGGCTccacggcagcagcagcagcggccgCCAAACGGCGGGACAGCAAGCTTTGGAGTGAGACGTTTGATGTCCGACTGGGGGCGACACAACCTCTGAGCCCGAAAGAGATAAAACGACAAGAG GCCATATTTGAGCTGGCTCAGGGCGAGCAGGACTTAGTGGAGGATCTGAAGCTGGCTAAGAAG GCCTACCACGACCCGATGCTGAAGCTGTCAATCATGACCGAGCAGGAACTGAACCAGATCTTTGGCACTCTGGACTCGCTGATACCTCTGCATGAAG ACCTGCTGAGCCGCCTCGGAGACGCCAGAAAACCTGACGGGTCCACAGAGCACGTTGGACACATCCTGACTGACTGG CTGCCCTGTCTGTCCTCCTATACCCCGTACTGTAGTAACCAAGTGAAGGCCAAGGCCTTGTTGGACCAGAAGAAGCAGGATCGGCGGGTCCAGGACTTCTTGCAGCGCTGCCTCATGTCgcccttcagcaggaagttggACCTGTGGAACTTTTTGGACATTCCCCGCAGCCGGCTGGTGAAATACCCGCTGCTGCTCAGGGAGATCCTGAAGCACACTCCTAATGACCACCCGGACCGGCAGCACCTGGACGAGGCG ATGCTGATGGTTCAGAGTGTGGTGGCCGACATCAACAGGCGGACGGGGGAGTCGGAGTGTCAGTACTATAAGGACCGCCTGTCGTACACAGAGGACGGACAGAGGGACGACCTGATCGACCGGTCCAGGACGCTCAGCTGCCACGGAGAACTGAAGAACAACAGAGGACTC AAACTTCACGTTTTCCTGTTCCAGGACGTCCTGGTCATCACCAGGTCCGTCACGCTGAACGACCAGCCAGTCAGCTACCAGCTCTGCCGTCAACCAATACCCATCCGGCAGCTCGACCTGGAGGACCTATTAGACGGAGAGATGAGAGTGGGCGGGTCCATCAGAGGCGCCTTTAGCAACAACGAGCGCA CCAAGAACTTCTTCCGGGTTTCGCTCCGTAATGGAGGTCCGCTGCAGAGCCACTGCTTTCAGGCCAGCGACGCCTTCAACAAACAGCAGTGGATTAACTGCATCCGACAAGCCAAAGAGGCCGCAGCACAGAGTGGAGACTTCCCACCGCAGACACAACAGTGTCTAGAGAAAGAGCTGGGCCAACAGATCAGGCCGCTTGGTGGGACGACTCCCAGTTTACGAGGAGATTCGGGGATTGGAGATGAAAAGGGAATGTGGGCGGGGGAGGAAACTGGTCTGGGTATGGATGGAAAGGAAGATCTTAATTCAGGTGATGAGGCTGAGGTGGGTTCTACTGGAGAGACATTGGCAGGTGTGGACCAGGCTCTGGATACTGGAGCAGGTTTTGAATTAAATGGTGAGACAGAGACCAGGGAGATGGAGACAGGCCAGAGTCTCTATGCTGAGACAGGATCCAGAGCAGACCGGACAGCcgatggaggagagagagagactctcAGCACAGGTGGCGACGATGCTCCGACCGCCCTCCTCCCCCCTGCTTCTCCCACCCAACAGCGGGCGGAGCAAGAGGTAGAGGGAGGTAGGAGCTGCGTcgaagaggaagtggaggaggaggtctgCATGGACACTAGCAATGTGGACTCGGAGGAGGGTGAGGAGCTGATCCTCAGGTGCTGA
- the arhgef3 gene encoding rho guanine nucleotide exchange factor 3 isoform X2, which yields MNKLRGVRRTTITAERETLSRNLKKKKKVQSSGSRTRDRLVLIGCSSCSEPSTKRSKPVSRVTSLASLLPPVKTTPLKRIGQTLQRSISFRNECRPERALPPPPLPPSSSSTMKTRVISATVCSPSSSMSLARGSTAAAAAAAKRRDSKLWSETFDVRLGATQPLSPKEIKRQEAIFELAQGEQDLVEDLKLAKKAYHDPMLKLSIMTEQELNQIFGTLDSLIPLHEDLLSRLGDARKPDGSTEHVGHILTDWLPCLSSYTPYCSNQVKAKALLDQKKQDRRVQDFLQRCLMSPFSRKLDLWNFLDIPRSRLVKYPLLLREILKHTPNDHPDRQHLDEAMLMVQSVVADINRRTGESECQYYKDRLSYTEDGQRDDLIDRSRTLSCHGELKNNRGLKLHVFLFQDVLVITRSVTLNDQPVSYQLCRQPIPIRQLDLEDLLDGEMRVGGSIRGAFSNNERTKNFFRVSLRNGGPLQSHCFQASDAFNKQQWINCIRQAKEAAAQSGDFPPQTQQCLEKELGQQIRPLGGTTPSLRGDSGIGDEKGMWAGEETGLGMDGKEDLNSGDEAEVGSTGETLAGVDQALDTGAGFELNGETETREMETGQSLYAETGSRADRTADGGERETLSTGGDDAPTALLPPASPTQQRAEQEVEGGRSCVEEEVEEEVCMDTSNVDSEEGEELILRC from the exons atGAACAAGCTGAGGGGAGTCAGAAGGACGACCATCACAGCTGAGAGAGAAACTCTGAGCAGGaatttaaagaagaagaagaaagtccAGAGCTCTGGATCCAGAACCAGAGACCGGCTGGTGTTGATTGGCTGCTCTTCTTGCTCT GAGCCCAGCACCAAGCGCAGTAAGCCCGTGTCCAGGGTGACGTCTCTGGCCAGCCTGCTGCCGCCGGTCAAGACCACACCGCTGAAGAGGATTGGCCAGACGCTGCAG cgcTCCATCAGTTTTCGGAATGAGTGTCGACCAGAGAGagcccttcctcctcctcctcttcctccttcctcctcctcgacGATGAAGACGCGAGTTATCTCAGCGACCGTCTGCAGCCCCTCGTCCTCCATGTCGTTGGCCCGGGGCTccacggcagcagcagcagcggccgCCAAACGGCGGGACAGCAAGCTTTGGAGTGAGACGTTTGATGTCCGACTGGGGGCGACACAACCTCTGAGCCCGAAAGAGATAAAACGACAAGAG GCCATATTTGAGCTGGCTCAGGGCGAGCAGGACTTAGTGGAGGATCTGAAGCTGGCTAAGAAG GCCTACCACGACCCGATGCTGAAGCTGTCAATCATGACCGAGCAGGAACTGAACCAGATCTTTGGCACTCTGGACTCGCTGATACCTCTGCATGAAG ACCTGCTGAGCCGCCTCGGAGACGCCAGAAAACCTGACGGGTCCACAGAGCACGTTGGACACATCCTGACTGACTGG CTGCCCTGTCTGTCCTCCTATACCCCGTACTGTAGTAACCAAGTGAAGGCCAAGGCCTTGTTGGACCAGAAGAAGCAGGATCGGCGGGTCCAGGACTTCTTGCAGCGCTGCCTCATGTCgcccttcagcaggaagttggACCTGTGGAACTTTTTGGACATTCCCCGCAGCCGGCTGGTGAAATACCCGCTGCTGCTCAGGGAGATCCTGAAGCACACTCCTAATGACCACCCGGACCGGCAGCACCTGGACGAGGCG ATGCTGATGGTTCAGAGTGTGGTGGCCGACATCAACAGGCGGACGGGGGAGTCGGAGTGTCAGTACTATAAGGACCGCCTGTCGTACACAGAGGACGGACAGAGGGACGACCTGATCGACCGGTCCAGGACGCTCAGCTGCCACGGAGAACTGAAGAACAACAGAGGACTC AAACTTCACGTTTTCCTGTTCCAGGACGTCCTGGTCATCACCAGGTCCGTCACGCTGAACGACCAGCCAGTCAGCTACCAGCTCTGCCGTCAACCAATACCCATCCGGCAGCTCGACCTGGAGGACCTATTAGACGGAGAGATGAGAGTGGGCGGGTCCATCAGAGGCGCCTTTAGCAACAACGAGCGCA CCAAGAACTTCTTCCGGGTTTCGCTCCGTAATGGAGGTCCGCTGCAGAGCCACTGCTTTCAGGCCAGCGACGCCTTCAACAAACAGCAGTGGATTAACTGCATCCGACAAGCCAAAGAGGCCGCAGCACAGAGTGGAGACTTCCCACCGCAGACACAACAGTGTCTAGAGAAAGAGCTGGGCCAACAGATCAGGCCGCTTGGTGGGACGACTCCCAGTTTACGAGGAGATTCGGGGATTGGAGATGAAAAGGGAATGTGGGCGGGGGAGGAAACTGGTCTGGGTATGGATGGAAAGGAAGATCTTAATTCAGGTGATGAGGCTGAGGTGGGTTCTACTGGAGAGACATTGGCAGGTGTGGACCAGGCTCTGGATACTGGAGCAGGTTTTGAATTAAATGGTGAGACAGAGACCAGGGAGATGGAGACAGGCCAGAGTCTCTATGCTGAGACAGGATCCAGAGCAGACCGGACAGCcgatggaggagagagagagactctcAGCACAGGTGGCGACGATGCTCCGACCGCCCTCCTCCCCCCTGCTTCTCCCACCCAACAGCGGGCGGAGCAAGAGGTAGAGGGAGGTAGGAGCTGCGTcgaagaggaagtggaggaggaggtctgCATGGACACTAGCAATGTGGACTCGGAGGAGGGTGAGGAGCTGATCCTCAGGTGCTGA